From the Pseudomonas putida genome, one window contains:
- a CDS encoding multidrug/biocide efflux PACE transporter, protein MKKVSFTERMVHAVGYEIFAVLLCAPLLSWIMGKSLATAGTLAVTLSLIAMIWNMVYNALVDRFVVTPRIQWKALARFVHGLGFEAGLVVWCLPVAAWMLEISLLQAFMVELGFFVIILPYTVLYNWAFDRARHFILQRRAMA, encoded by the coding sequence ATGAAAAAGGTTTCTTTCACCGAACGCATGGTCCATGCCGTTGGCTATGAAATCTTCGCCGTGCTGCTGTGTGCGCCTTTGCTCTCGTGGATCATGGGCAAGTCGCTGGCCACGGCCGGTACCCTGGCGGTCACCCTGTCGCTGATCGCGATGATCTGGAACATGGTCTACAACGCCCTGGTCGACCGTTTCGTGGTGACGCCGCGCATCCAGTGGAAAGCGCTGGCGCGCTTCGTTCATGGTCTGGGCTTCGAGGCCGGGCTGGTGGTCTGGTGCCTGCCGGTGGCGGCCTGGATGCTGGAGATCTCGCTGCTGCAGGCATTCATGGTCGAGCTGGGCTTCTTCGTGATCATCCTGCCCTACACCGTGCTTTACAACTGGGCGTTCGACCGGGCCCGGCACTTCATCCTGCAGCGCCGGGCCATGGCCTGA
- a CDS encoding LysR family transcriptional regulator: MDTLGAISMFVATAEHGSFSRAAEALGKTPSALTKAVTHLERELGSQLFERSTRRIVLTEAGRLYLETARQVLKSLHEAGEEISQLQGVSGTLRLTAPLAFGRAFLADACAGFMRDYPQIQLRVELSDTFVDLIEAGYDLALREGHSDLPGLIARVIGNNRIFLCASPDYLERNPLPVTAHSIGQHQWLKYIHPALDAKFWWMQCDGARMRLPYPQKARLESDNYDLLLCNALAGHGILHTPEWSVRRHLQEGRLVRVMEQCEIEPDAFGEDILAVYPSHRRASGKVLAFIDYLQGYLQRL; this comes from the coding sequence ATGGACACTTTGGGTGCGATTTCGATGTTCGTCGCCACTGCCGAGCACGGCAGCTTCAGCCGCGCGGCCGAGGCGTTGGGCAAGACGCCTTCGGCACTGACCAAGGCGGTCACCCACCTGGAGCGCGAGCTGGGCAGCCAGCTGTTCGAGCGCAGCACGCGGCGTATCGTGCTGACCGAAGCAGGCCGGCTGTACCTGGAAACCGCCCGGCAGGTGTTGAAGAGCCTGCATGAAGCTGGTGAAGAGATCAGCCAGCTGCAAGGGGTGTCCGGGACCTTGCGCCTGACCGCGCCGCTGGCATTTGGCCGGGCGTTCCTGGCAGATGCCTGTGCCGGTTTCATGCGTGACTACCCGCAGATCCAGCTGCGGGTGGAGTTGTCCGACACCTTCGTCGACCTGATCGAAGCCGGTTACGACCTGGCCCTGCGCGAAGGGCACAGCGACCTGCCGGGCCTCATAGCCCGGGTCATCGGCAACAACCGCATCTTTCTCTGCGCCAGCCCCGACTACCTAGAACGCAACCCTTTGCCGGTGACGGCGCACAGCATCGGCCAGCACCAGTGGCTCAAGTACATTCATCCGGCACTGGATGCCAAGTTCTGGTGGATGCAGTGCGACGGCGCGCGCATGCGCCTGCCGTATCCACAGAAGGCCCGGCTGGAAAGCGACAACTATGACTTGCTGCTATGCAATGCGCTGGCGGGGCACGGCATCCTGCACACGCCGGAATGGAGCGTGCGCCGCCACTTGCAGGAAGGGCGGCTAGTGCGGGTGATGGAGCAGTGCGAGATCGAGCCGGATGCATTCGGTGAAGATATCCTCGCGGTCTACCCCAGCCATCGCCGCGCCAGTGGCAAGGTGCTGGCATTCATCGACTACCTGCAGGGCTACTTGCAGCGGCTGTGA
- the nikE gene encoding nickel import ATP-binding protein NikE → MSLLHVQHVSHRYRTGGLLHKRGWLQVLDNLDLTLAPGQSVGLLGSSGSGKSTLARLLLGLEAPSQGQVTFAGQAVSQLRGEQARAFQRTVQLVFQDAPGAFNPQRSIGWGIAEPLRHLSDLDNEARHMRAVELLAQMGLCAEHAQRLPQQLSGGQLQRANIARALAISPKLVVLDEALSNLDRVLQLQLLQRLDTLRREHGTAFLLITHDLSLVRYFCQRVVVLDAGRIVEDRAVSGDLSFDHPVGQQLQAAVLPERPAKRKRSVMKVIPPELCSGH, encoded by the coding sequence ATGAGCCTGTTGCATGTCCAACACGTGAGCCACCGTTACCGCACGGGCGGCCTTCTGCACAAACGTGGCTGGCTGCAAGTCCTCGACAATCTGGACCTGACGCTTGCGCCAGGCCAATCGGTCGGCTTGCTGGGCAGCAGCGGCAGCGGCAAAAGCACCCTTGCTCGTCTGTTGCTCGGGCTGGAAGCACCAAGCCAAGGCCAGGTGACCTTCGCTGGGCAAGCCGTCAGTCAATTGCGTGGCGAACAAGCGCGAGCCTTCCAGCGCACCGTGCAACTGGTGTTCCAGGACGCCCCCGGCGCCTTCAATCCGCAACGCAGCATTGGTTGGGGCATTGCCGAACCCTTGCGTCACTTGAGCGACCTGGATAATGAAGCCCGGCACATGCGGGCTGTTGAGTTGCTGGCCCAGATGGGCCTGTGTGCCGAGCATGCTCAGCGCCTGCCGCAGCAGCTGAGCGGTGGTCAGCTGCAACGCGCCAATATCGCCCGAGCACTCGCGATCTCGCCAAAGCTGGTGGTGCTCGATGAGGCGTTATCGAACCTGGACCGTGTACTGCAACTGCAATTGCTCCAACGGCTCGACACCCTTCGTCGCGAGCACGGCACGGCTTTCCTGCTTATTACCCATGACTTGAGCCTGGTACGTTACTTTTGTCAGCGGGTCGTCGTGCTCGATGCTGGGCGCATTGTCGAGGACCGCGCAGTGAGCGGTGACCTGTCGTTCGATCACCCCGTTGGGCAGCAACTGCAAGCGGCAGTGTTGCCTGAGCGTCCGGCAAAGCGAAAGCGGTCAGTCATGAAGGTCATACCGCCTGAATTGTGTTCGGGGCATTGA
- a CDS encoding TorF family putative porin: MKHATLAAVCALGWAALAPAAIALPINDDFALDLDLAAVSDYRSRGISQTQGDPAAQADVMFSHASGLYLGAWTSNVDFGFDSKTRQEVDYYGGWAWQMSEHANLDLGYLKYTYPKESRYNQSELYAILDVHGFKLAAYYSTDATSQYGKDQDSLYTWVGYHTVLPLEIGLELRYGRADFKDPSYWSQSGQSRDSYREWEARLTRDFLGLTWRLSYMDTNLSQAECASGYGFDDVCSATVVAGVSKHF, translated from the coding sequence ATGAAGCACGCTACCCTGGCAGCCGTGTGCGCACTCGGCTGGGCCGCGCTCGCCCCCGCCGCCATCGCCTTGCCGATCAACGATGACTTCGCGCTCGACCTCGACCTGGCCGCGGTCAGTGACTACCGCAGCCGCGGCATCTCGCAAACCCAGGGCGATCCGGCCGCGCAGGCCGACGTCATGTTCAGCCATGCCAGCGGCCTGTATCTGGGCGCCTGGACCTCGAACGTCGATTTCGGCTTCGACAGCAAGACCCGCCAGGAGGTCGACTACTACGGCGGCTGGGCCTGGCAGATGAGTGAGCACGCCAACCTGGACCTGGGGTACCTGAAGTACACCTACCCCAAGGAAAGCCGGTACAACCAGTCAGAGCTGTACGCCATCCTCGATGTGCATGGCTTCAAGCTGGCGGCCTACTACTCCACGGACGCCACGTCACAGTACGGCAAGGATCAGGACAGCCTCTACACCTGGGTGGGCTACCACACGGTGCTGCCGCTGGAGATCGGCCTGGAACTGCGCTACGGCCGCGCCGACTTCAAGGACCCGAGCTACTGGTCACAGAGCGGCCAGTCACGCGATTCCTACCGAGAATGGGAAGCCAGGTTGACCCGCGACTTCCTCGGCCTCACCTGGCGCCTCAGCTATATGGATACCAACCTGTCTCAGGCCGAATGCGCCAGCGGCTATGGCTTCGACGATGTCTGCAGCGCCACCGTGGTGGCCGGTGTCAGCAAGCACTTCTGA
- the nikD gene encoding nickel import ATP-binding protein NikD, giving the protein MSPSTLEVRDLRIEANAGALVHGVDLQLHRGKVSALVGASGSGKSLSCLGMLDLLPAGVVRTNGQLLLDGQPLSATQVRGRLASLVLQNPRSAFNPVRDMASHCLETLRQCGMTGAAARERMAHCLETVGLTDHTRVLQSFAFQLSGGMLQRLMIALALMAETPFLLADEPTSDLDLLSQARFLDLLMELVERQGLGVLLVTHDMGVVARCADQVAVMEAGRIVEQQPVHSLFSHPRSNTARTLLEAHQILCGSQP; this is encoded by the coding sequence ATGAGCCCATCGACCCTTGAAGTGCGTGATCTGCGTATCGAAGCCAATGCCGGTGCGCTGGTGCATGGCGTGGATCTGCAATTGCATCGCGGTAAAGTCAGCGCCTTGGTTGGGGCCAGTGGTTCAGGCAAGTCACTGAGCTGCCTGGGCATGCTTGACCTGCTACCTGCGGGTGTTGTGCGCACAAACGGGCAGTTGCTGCTCGATGGCCAACCGTTGAGCGCCACCCAGGTGCGTGGTCGCTTGGCTAGCCTGGTCCTGCAAAACCCGCGCAGCGCGTTTAACCCGGTACGCGACATGGCCAGCCACTGCTTGGAAACCCTACGCCAGTGCGGCATGACCGGTGCCGCTGCCCGCGAGCGCATGGCCCATTGCCTGGAAACCGTAGGCCTGACGGATCATACCCGGGTACTTCAGTCGTTCGCCTTCCAGCTCAGTGGCGGCATGCTCCAGCGCCTGATGATAGCCCTGGCGCTGATGGCCGAGACGCCGTTTCTGCTGGCTGACGAACCTACCAGCGACTTGGACTTGTTGAGCCAGGCACGCTTTCTCGATCTTCTCATGGAACTGGTTGAACGGCAGGGTCTTGGCGTGCTGCTGGTGACCCACGACATGGGCGTAGTCGCACGCTGCGCCGACCAGGTCGCGGTGATGGAGGCTGGCCGTATCGTGGAGCAGCAACCCGTGCATTCGCTGTTCTCCCATCCCCGCAGTAACACCGCGCGCACGCTGCTTGAAGCCCATCAAATCCTCTGCGGGAGCCAACCATGA
- a CDS encoding amidohydrolase — protein MSRCLPGLLALAVAFASGQVLAAADLVLVNGKIFTADRNNPQAQAIAVEGGKIVAVGTDAQARALADPQTQVIDLQGKRVTPGLIDTHSHAIFGGLQLSGADMGGEAVPLEAFEARLRGWRDDGRARNGDVLQVLGVSSAYWAQAKALNERFGQGEWASTPIVFIGEDYHTAWANPAMLKRAGIDKALLATLSKQEKDTIGTFEDGQPSGFLVDAGWDRVASVLPKADAATLLKGAQAAVQFNNSLGITAWMDPAANSMPGEALFDIKPTDQTVGVLPAYKALAEQGGLNAHVAALLVVNPKSTPADLQTIDNVRKQFAGVPNLTLPGIKVFADGVLEYPAQSAALLKPYHNTHKPGELLIDPQHFGELVSAADQRGWLVHIHAIGDRAVRESLNGIEQARKAGNSGTHHSITHLQLVNPQDFARFKPLDVIASMQLLWAAGDDYTVDMVKPYVDDSAFRYQYPAHSLQKNGATIAGASDWPVSSPSPWLAIAQAATRKGAQGVLNADERLDRQTMLYAYTVNAAKALGLEQQIGSLSPGKQADFVILDRDVLAVNDQQLGETQVLATYFGGQQVYAHY, from the coding sequence ATGTCGAGATGTCTACCTGGTTTGCTGGCGCTGGCCGTGGCTTTTGCCTCGGGGCAGGTATTGGCCGCTGCCGACCTGGTGCTGGTCAACGGCAAGATCTTCACCGCCGACCGCAACAACCCGCAGGCGCAGGCCATTGCCGTCGAAGGCGGCAAGATTGTCGCCGTGGGCACCGACGCCCAGGCGCGGGCACTCGCTGACCCACAGACCCAAGTCATCGACCTGCAAGGCAAGCGCGTCACCCCGGGCCTGATCGACACCCACTCCCACGCCATCTTCGGCGGCCTGCAACTGAGTGGTGCCGACATGGGCGGCGAGGCAGTACCGCTGGAGGCGTTCGAAGCCCGCCTGCGCGGCTGGCGGGATGACGGGCGTGCCCGCAACGGCGATGTGCTGCAGGTCCTGGGGGTCAGCTCGGCCTATTGGGCCCAGGCCAAGGCGCTGAACGAGCGCTTCGGCCAAGGCGAGTGGGCCTCCACGCCCATCGTGTTCATCGGCGAGGACTACCACACCGCCTGGGCCAACCCGGCCATGCTCAAGCGCGCCGGCATCGACAAGGCATTGCTGGCCACCCTGAGCAAGCAGGAAAAAGACACCATCGGCACCTTCGAAGACGGCCAGCCCAGCGGCTTCCTGGTCGACGCCGGCTGGGACCGGGTTGCCAGCGTACTGCCCAAGGCCGATGCCGCCACCCTGCTCAAGGGTGCACAGGCCGCCGTGCAGTTCAACAACAGCCTGGGCATCACCGCCTGGATGGACCCGGCAGCCAACAGCATGCCCGGCGAGGCGCTGTTCGATATCAAACCCACCGACCAGACCGTCGGCGTGCTGCCCGCCTACAAGGCCCTCGCCGAGCAGGGCGGGCTGAACGCGCATGTCGCGGCGCTGCTGGTGGTCAACCCGAAAAGCACCCCCGCCGACCTGCAGACCATCGACAACGTGCGCAAGCAGTTCGCTGGCGTGCCGAACCTGACCCTGCCCGGCATCAAGGTGTTCGCCGACGGCGTGCTGGAGTACCCCGCGCAGTCGGCCGCCTTGCTCAAGCCGTACCACAACACGCACAAACCTGGCGAACTGCTGATCGACCCGCAGCATTTCGGTGAACTGGTCAGCGCCGCCGACCAGCGTGGCTGGCTGGTGCACATCCACGCCATCGGCGACCGTGCGGTGCGTGAATCACTCAACGGCATCGAACAGGCACGCAAGGCCGGCAACAGCGGCACCCATCACTCGATCACCCACCTGCAGCTGGTCAACCCCCAGGACTTCGCCCGCTTCAAGCCCCTCGACGTGATCGCCTCGATGCAGCTGCTGTGGGCCGCCGGCGACGACTACACCGTCGACATGGTCAAGCCCTACGTCGATGACTCCGCGTTCCGTTACCAGTACCCGGCCCATTCGCTGCAGAAAAATGGCGCGACCATCGCCGGCGCCAGCGACTGGCCGGTGTCGTCACCCAGCCCCTGGCTGGCCATCGCCCAGGCGGCAACGCGCAAAGGCGCGCAAGGCGTGCTCAATGCCGATGAGCGCCTCGACCGCCAGACCATGCTCTATGCCTACACCGTCAATGCCGCCAAGGCCCTGGGCCTGGAGCAGCAGATCGGCTCGCTGAGCCCGGGCAAGCAGGCCGACTTCGTCATCCTCGACCGTGACGTGCTCGCGGTGAACGACCAGCAGCTGGGCGAAACCCAGGTGCTGGCCACCTACTTCGGCGGCCAGCAGGTCTACGCCCACTACTAA